A portion of the Leptospirales bacterium genome contains these proteins:
- a CDS encoding UvrD-helicase domain-containing protein: protein MSRAALNPEQEAAASALHGPVLILAGAGSGKTTVITRRIVRMIESGMAPASIVAVTFTNKSAREMKQRLQQLLPRQKSRGIVMSTFHSLGNRILQLEIDQLSGYRAPFSILGPDDLRNVMAEIYRSLKLDVEDIRNDGILWKISLFKNSGLSAGDFAERQGFAQSGALFEEICGRYAESLRDLNAVDFDDLILLPLKLLSGSKSMRDKYRRRWKHFLIDEFQDTNAVQFELLKQLIGAEKNLCVVGDDDQSIYGWRGARVDLMLNFHRHFSGARIIKLETNYRSTARILRAANAVIQNNAVRTGKVLRAALGEGERLHGLQAQDEQREAALVAEEIRHQTLRGGRQPGDFAILFRTNFQSRAFEQELRTRSIPHHVVGGYRFFDRREVKDIIAYLRAIANPRDETAVLRIINRPRRGIGEAAIGKIGAWMAAQQQKVDIQQALERIVAEPALVPGLRADVVAALYEFQELLGRQRRRFAEARRLAPALADMIRDLNFEAEFRREGDNDSAVRARLLNLSELVNMLSFLEDNWEESTPPRIFDFLARISLLAADQDEESPRGRVQLLTLHLSKGLEFPVVFLTGLEEGVIPAQRSLEESSDPEEALSEERRLFYVGMTRARQRLYLSYAASRRRFGEAQIQNPCRFLDELPEDEPEWLVREAQPPDSQNALTDFLSGLQTIASAPGATEGEIGNG, encoded by the coding sequence GTGTCTCGAGCAGCCCTCAATCCCGAGCAGGAGGCCGCCGCCTCCGCCCTCCACGGTCCGGTTCTGATACTCGCTGGCGCCGGCTCCGGCAAGACGACGGTGATCACCCGTCGCATTGTGCGGATGATTGAATCTGGCATGGCGCCAGCGTCTATCGTCGCGGTAACATTCACAAACAAGAGCGCGCGCGAAATGAAGCAGCGCCTGCAACAATTGCTGCCGCGACAAAAGAGTCGTGGAATTGTGATGTCTACTTTTCACTCGCTGGGCAATCGTATCTTACAACTGGAGATTGATCAGCTGTCTGGCTATCGCGCGCCCTTCTCAATCCTTGGACCGGATGACTTGCGCAATGTGATGGCGGAGATCTATAGATCTCTGAAGCTTGATGTGGAGGACATCCGTAACGATGGCATTCTCTGGAAGATCTCCCTGTTTAAGAACAGCGGACTATCCGCTGGCGATTTTGCCGAGCGGCAGGGCTTTGCACAGAGCGGAGCGTTGTTCGAAGAAATCTGCGGCCGCTATGCCGAATCGCTTCGCGATTTGAATGCAGTAGATTTTGACGATTTGATTTTACTGCCGCTCAAACTACTGAGCGGCAGTAAATCTATGCGCGACAAGTACCGTCGACGCTGGAAGCATTTTTTGATCGACGAGTTTCAGGATACCAATGCCGTCCAGTTTGAGCTGCTCAAACAGCTGATCGGCGCTGAAAAGAATCTTTGCGTGGTTGGCGATGATGACCAATCCATCTATGGCTGGCGCGGCGCTCGCGTCGATTTGATGCTCAATTTCCATCGACACTTCAGCGGCGCGCGCATTATCAAGCTGGAGACGAACTATCGCTCTACGGCGCGCATTTTACGCGCGGCAAATGCCGTAATCCAGAACAATGCGGTACGCACCGGCAAGGTCTTGCGCGCCGCGCTTGGCGAAGGCGAACGCTTGCATGGACTGCAGGCGCAAGATGAACAGCGCGAAGCGGCGCTGGTGGCGGAAGAAATCCGCCATCAAACGCTGCGCGGCGGTCGTCAGCCCGGGGACTTTGCAATACTATTTCGAACTAACTTTCAATCGCGAGCATTCGAGCAAGAGCTGCGTACGCGTAGCATCCCACATCATGTAGTAGGCGGCTACCGGTTCTTTGATCGACGAGAGGTAAAAGACATCATTGCCTACCTGAGAGCTATCGCCAACCCTCGCGATGAAACGGCCGTGCTGCGCATCATCAATCGTCCGCGGCGGGGCATTGGCGAGGCGGCAATCGGCAAGATCGGAGCGTGGATGGCAGCGCAACAGCAGAAGGTCGATATTCAACAAGCCCTGGAACGCATCGTGGCCGAACCCGCTCTAGTGCCCGGACTACGCGCGGACGTCGTAGCCGCCCTGTATGAATTTCAAGAGCTGCTGGGCCGACAGCGCCGTCGTTTTGCCGAGGCCCGCCGCCTGGCGCCCGCGCTGGCCGATATGATTCGCGATCTGAATTTTGAGGCAGAGTTCCGCCGCGAGGGCGACAATGATTCCGCCGTTCGGGCGCGTTTGTTGAATCTTTCCGAACTGGTCAATATGCTCTCGTTTCTGGAGGACAACTGGGAGGAATCGACGCCGCCGCGCATTTTCGATTTTTTGGCGCGCATCAGCCTGCTGGCCGCAGATCAAGACGAGGAGAGCCCGCGTGGTCGCGTTCAGCTATTGACCCTGCACCTTTCCAAGGGCCTTGAATTTCCGGTAGTATTCCTCACTGGACTGGAGGAGGGCGTGATTCCCGCGCAGCGCAGTCTCGAAGAGTCCAGCGATCCGGAGGAGGCGCTTTCCGAGGAGCGTCGTCTGTTCTACGTTGGCATGACTCGCGCGCGGCAACGACTCTATCTCAGCTACGCGGCCTCGCGACGTCGCTTCGGCGAAGCGCAAATTCAGAACCCCTGTCGTTTCCTTGATGAGCTGCCGGAAGACGAGCCAGAATGGCTGGTACGCGAGGCCCAGCCGCCGGACTCCCAAAACGCGTTGACGGACTTCCTGTCCGGATTGCAAACTATCGCTTCGGCGCCCGGCGCGACTGAGGGAGAAATAGGAAATGGATAA
- a CDS encoding saccharopine dehydrogenase NADP-binding domain-containing protein: MAKRWMIYGATGFSGVLIAERAVELGLAPILAGRDESKLAPLAERLGLQYCAFSLDDSQRMVREIEATALVLHCAGPFVRTARPMLEACIDAGASYIDITGEIPVFEMADSLHERARDRGVMLMPGAGFDVCPTDCAALRARRLLPDAAEISLAFVGQGSLSAGTARSALLQLPEGGRIRRGGRLIQTPLMALSRTIAFGAALEVRCYSIPWGDLFTASRSTGAQDITVYTHAPFLSVTAARAISPFRKLLSGPWLSASLESLLAAALPGPDARTRETGQTLVWAEARNIEGRSAEVRLVTREAYSFTASSAIEAVRRTLGGQFQPGYKTPASVWGDEFVLSINGSRYFTMGEKDDPTLQSGVQ, encoded by the coding sequence GTGGCAAAACGCTGGATGATCTATGGCGCCACCGGCTTCAGCGGCGTGCTGATCGCCGAGCGCGCCGTCGAACTCGGATTGGCGCCGATCCTGGCCGGCCGTGACGAGTCGAAACTTGCGCCGCTGGCGGAACGTCTTGGCCTGCAGTACTGCGCCTTCTCCCTTGATGACTCGCAGCGTATGGTTCGCGAAATCGAGGCGACCGCTCTGGTACTGCACTGCGCCGGTCCATTCGTACGAACCGCTCGGCCGATGCTTGAAGCCTGCATTGACGCCGGCGCAAGCTACATCGATATTACCGGCGAGATTCCAGTCTTTGAAATGGCCGACAGCCTGCATGAACGCGCCCGCGATCGTGGCGTCATGTTAATGCCTGGCGCCGGCTTCGATGTCTGCCCGACTGATTGCGCAGCGCTACGCGCCAGGCGATTGCTACCGGATGCCGCCGAGATTTCACTGGCCTTTGTCGGGCAGGGCAGTCTCAGCGCCGGCACGGCGCGCAGTGCGCTCCTGCAGCTGCCGGAGGGCGGAAGAATCCGGCGCGGCGGTCGTCTGATTCAGACCCCGCTGATGGCCCTGTCACGCACCATTGCCTTTGGCGCCGCTTTAGAGGTGCGCTGCTATTCGATTCCGTGGGGCGATCTTTTTACCGCGTCACGCAGCACCGGCGCCCAGGATATCACCGTCTACACTCATGCACCGTTCTTATCCGTAACAGCGGCTCGCGCGATTTCGCCATTTCGTAAACTGCTATCCGGCCCATGGCTGAGCGCTTCCCTGGAGTCCTTGCTGGCAGCAGCCTTGCCGGGCCCGGACGCCAGGACCCGCGAGACCGGTCAGACGCTGGTCTGGGCCGAGGCGCGCAACATTGAGGGCCGCAGCGCCGAGGTGCGGCTGGTAACGCGGGAAGCCTATTCCTTCACAGCCAGCTCTGCAATTGAAGCGGTGCGGCGCACCTTAGGCGGCCAGTTTCAGCCGGGCTATAAGACTCCAGCAAGCGTCTGGGGCGATGAGTTTGTACTCTCGATCAACGGTTCGCGCTACTTTACAATGGGTGAAAAAGATGATCCTACGTTGCAGAGCGGCGTCCAATAG
- the cysD gene encoding sulfate adenylyltransferase subunit CysD: MGRSLSSLDLLEAESIHILREAAAQFERPALLFSGGKDSICMVHLARKAFFPAAFPFPLLHIDTGHNFPEALEFRDALVRESGARLLVRLVQASIDRGTAREEAGKFPSRNAIQAVTLLEAIEELRLDCCLGGGRRDEEKARAKERVFSVRNEFGEWDPKLQRPELWSNYNGRVHPGENVRVFPLSNWTELDVWMYIQREGIAVPSLYFTHKRQVIRRDGQLFPISEFVRIDPGDEVEERSVRFRTVGDMTCTAAVESNAQDLDDIIRENLSSGITERGARLDDRRSETAMEDRKRSGYF, from the coding sequence ATGGGCCGTAGCCTGAGTTCTCTGGATTTACTTGAGGCTGAATCCATTCATATCTTGCGCGAGGCGGCGGCCCAGTTTGAGCGACCGGCCTTGCTTTTTTCGGGTGGTAAGGACTCCATTTGCATGGTCCACCTTGCCCGGAAGGCCTTCTTTCCGGCGGCCTTTCCCTTCCCGCTGCTGCACATCGATACCGGCCACAACTTCCCCGAGGCCCTTGAATTTCGCGACGCGCTGGTCAGAGAGTCGGGCGCCCGTCTGCTGGTTCGGCTGGTGCAGGCCTCGATCGATCGCGGTACAGCGCGAGAAGAAGCCGGCAAGTTTCCCAGTCGCAATGCCATCCAGGCCGTTACGCTGCTGGAGGCCATCGAAGAGCTGCGACTGGACTGCTGCCTGGGCGGCGGTCGCCGCGACGAGGAAAAGGCGCGCGCCAAGGAGCGCGTTTTTTCGGTACGCAACGAGTTTGGCGAATGGGATCCAAAATTGCAACGCCCTGAGTTGTGGAGTAACTACAACGGACGGGTGCATCCCGGCGAGAATGTGCGCGTATTTCCGCTATCCAACTGGACGGAGCTCGATGTCTGGATGTACATCCAGCGCGAGGGGATTGCCGTACCGTCGCTCTACTTCACGCATAAGCGACAGGTAATTCGACGCGACGGCCAGCTCTTTCCGATCAGCGAATTTGTGCGGATTGATCCAGGCGATGAGGTTGAGGAGCGAAGCGTTCGCTTTCGTACGGTCGGCGACATGACCTGCACGGCGGCGGTGGAGTCCAACGCTCAAGATCTGGACGATATCATTCGCGAAAACCTGTCTTCGGGCATCACCGAACGCGGCGCCCGGCTCGATGACCGCCGATCAGAAACAGCGATGGAAGATCGCAAACGCAGCGGGTATTTTTGA
- a CDS encoding sulfate adenylyltransferase — translation MELLRFLTCGSVDDGKSTLIGRLLYDTQAIQADQLEALERSREHSGEERVNLALLTDGLRAEREQGITIDVAYKYFSTPRRKFIIADTPGHVQYTRNMVTGASTAHLALLLLDARSGIVEQTRRHAYIAALLGIRHLVLCVNKMDLVDYSESEFQTIRQQFAAVSEALGLPDVLAIPIVAVDGENIASRSSRMPWYQGPALLEHLETVELQDEESLKAARLPVQYVLRPQSAEYRDYRAFAGRIAGGAFRPGDAVVVLPAGIASTVESVDFSGSELAEARAPQSIALRLADDIDAGRGAMIAEAARPPVVSQEFQARICWMSEQRLVPGSRFLLQHTTRRVRAVVRSIDSTVDLHALRDGPGSEELRLNDLGAVTIRCSEPLCFDAYAENRRTGSFILIDERSNNTEAAGMIVEGL, via the coding sequence ATGGAATTGCTCCGATTCTTAACCTGCGGCAGCGTTGACGACGGAAAAAGCACGCTGATCGGGCGCCTGCTCTACGACACCCAGGCAATTCAGGCCGACCAACTTGAGGCGCTGGAGCGCAGTCGAGAACACTCCGGCGAAGAGCGCGTCAATCTTGCCCTGCTCACCGACGGGCTGCGCGCAGAGCGCGAACAGGGCATCACAATTGATGTTGCTTATAAGTATTTTTCAACGCCGCGCCGCAAGTTCATCATTGCCGATACGCCAGGTCATGTACAGTACACGCGCAATATGGTAACCGGCGCCTCCACTGCGCATCTCGCCCTGCTGTTGCTCGATGCACGCAGCGGAATCGTCGAACAAACGCGGCGCCACGCCTACATCGCAGCGTTGCTCGGCATCCGACACCTCGTCCTTTGTGTGAACAAGATGGATCTGGTCGATTACAGCGAGTCCGAATTCCAGACCATTCGGCAGCAATTTGCTGCAGTCAGCGAAGCGCTGGGGCTTCCCGATGTACTGGCCATACCCATTGTTGCAGTGGACGGCGAAAACATCGCCTCGCGTTCCTCGCGAATGCCCTGGTATCAGGGACCGGCGCTGCTGGAACACCTGGAGACTGTCGAACTGCAAGATGAAGAGAGCCTGAAAGCGGCGCGCCTGCCAGTGCAGTATGTGCTTCGGCCACAGAGCGCCGAATACCGCGACTATCGGGCCTTTGCCGGGCGCATTGCCGGCGGGGCCTTTCGCCCCGGCGATGCGGTTGTGGTATTACCGGCTGGAATTGCCAGCACCGTAGAGTCGGTTGATTTTTCTGGCAGCGAGCTGGCGGAAGCGCGCGCACCTCAGTCAATTGCATTGCGCCTGGCAGACGACATTGACGCCGGGCGCGGGGCGATGATAGCCGAAGCTGCTCGCCCGCCAGTCGTGTCTCAGGAATTTCAGGCGCGCATCTGCTGGATGAGCGAACAGCGCCTTGTCCCTGGATCGCGTTTTCTCCTGCAGCATACTACGCGCCGGGTGCGAGCGGTTGTTCGCTCCATAGATTCCACCGTCGATCTGCACGCGCTTCGCGATGGTCCAGGCTCTGAGGAATTGCGACTGAATGATCTTGGCGCGGTGACAATCCGCTGTTCCGAGCCATTGTGTTTCGACGCCTACGCCGAAAACCGTCGCACCGGTTCCTTCATTCTCATTGATGAACGCAGCAACAATACGGAAGCTGCCGGAATGATCGTCGAAGGGCTCTAA
- the lysA gene encoding diaminopimelate decarboxylase has translation MALTGSLPGPLAYSGEHLHFGGLPVADLAAAFGTPLYVYSAAYLKERLESYRRGLRGRKHLLCYSVKANSNLAILRQVAGAGAGADIVSGGELYRCLQAGMPPERIVFAGVGKTEREIAEALKAGILLFSVESVAEMESIQRCAETLGARARISIRVNPDVDAATHPYISTGLKENKFGISHQAAREVYALSRQMPALQASGIGFHIGSQMLESSGVRDASAVLCALIERLRSDGFSFEHISIGGGLGIRYGAEQAPEPADFAAEAAAALPYPDATLCLEPGRSVVGNAGILLTRVLYAKEQADRRFLIVDAAMNDLIRPALYQAEHAIVSEKLQEAEQAQRWDIVGPICESADFLGRNRLLSAAADDLLCICSAGAYGFTMASNYNSRPRPAEALVVPDSEGRPRALVVRDRENYEDLIYGENTGED, from the coding sequence ATGGCATTAACCGGAAGCCTGCCCGGGCCGCTGGCCTATTCAGGAGAGCATTTGCACTTTGGCGGATTGCCCGTAGCTGACCTTGCCGCTGCTTTTGGCACTCCGCTCTATGTTTACTCTGCTGCCTATCTCAAGGAACGTCTGGAATCCTACCGGCGCGGCCTGCGCGGCCGCAAACATCTATTGTGCTATTCGGTGAAAGCCAATAGCAACCTGGCAATCTTGCGACAGGTGGCCGGAGCGGGGGCCGGCGCAGATATTGTCAGCGGCGGCGAGTTGTATCGCTGCTTGCAGGCTGGTATGCCGCCCGAGCGTATCGTATTTGCCGGCGTTGGCAAAACGGAGCGCGAGATCGCCGAGGCGCTCAAGGCTGGCATCCTGCTATTCAGCGTTGAGTCGGTAGCCGAAATGGAGTCGATCCAGCGTTGCGCTGAGACCCTTGGTGCGCGCGCCCGGATCAGCATTCGGGTGAATCCCGACGTAGACGCCGCCACCCATCCCTACATCAGTACCGGTCTCAAAGAGAATAAATTCGGCATTTCACATCAAGCAGCGCGCGAGGTATACGCCCTGAGCCGGCAAATGCCGGCGTTACAGGCCAGCGGCATTGGCTTTCACATTGGTTCGCAAATGCTTGAATCGAGCGGGGTGCGCGATGCCTCTGCTGTTCTCTGCGCTCTGATCGAGCGGCTGAGATCAGATGGCTTTTCCTTCGAACACATCAGTATTGGCGGCGGCCTCGGCATTCGCTATGGGGCGGAGCAAGCGCCCGAACCTGCGGACTTTGCAGCCGAGGCAGCCGCCGCTCTGCCTTATCCGGATGCTACCCTCTGTCTGGAACCTGGCAGAAGCGTGGTTGGCAATGCTGGGATCCTGTTGACCAGGGTTCTTTACGCGAAGGAACAAGCCGACCGCCGATTTCTGATCGTTGACGCCGCCATGAACGATCTGATTCGTCCGGCGCTCTACCAGGCGGAACATGCCATTGTCAGCGAAAAATTGCAGGAGGCCGAGCAGGCGCAGCGCTGGGATATTGTCGGTCCAATTTGTGAGAGCGCTGATTTTCTAGGTCGCAACCGCTTGCTGAGCGCCGCGGCCGATGATCTACTCTGTATCTGCTCAGCCGGGGCTTATGGATTTACCATGGCCTCCAACTACAATTCCCGGCCTCGTCCGGCGGAGGCGCTGGTCGTCCCGGACAGCGAAGGGCGGCCCAGAGCCCTGGTGGTGCGCGATCGAGAGAATTACGAGGATCTGATCTATGGTGAAAATACAGGGGAAGATTGA